A window of the Pogona vitticeps strain Pit_001003342236 chromosome 4, PviZW2.1, whole genome shotgun sequence genome harbors these coding sequences:
- the SRSF6 gene encoding serine/arginine-rich splicing factor 6: MPRVYIGRLSYHVREKDIQRFFSGYGRLLEVDLKNGYGFVEFEDSRDADDAVYELNGKDLCGERVIVEHARGPRRDRDGYSYGSRSGGYSSRRTSGRDKYGPPVRTEFRLIVENLSSRCSWQDLKDFMRQAGEVTYADAHKERTNEGVIEFRSYSDMKRALDKLDGTEINGRKIRLVEDKPRSSHRRSYSGSRSRSRSRRRSRSRSRRSSRSRSRSVSKSRSRSKSRSQSKDRSRSRSKSRKSRSKSKSKLKSDRESRSHSRSKEKSKSHSRSRSVSRSPKENGKGEAKSKSRSRSRSRSNSPVEHQPAKSNSESPQKREASRSRSRSHSKSHSRSRSSSQD, from the exons ATGCCGCGCGTCTATATTGGCCGCTTAAGCTATCATGTCCGGGAGAAGGACATCCAGCGTTTTTTCAGCGGCTACGGCCGCTTGCTCGAAGTCGACTTAAAAAACGG GTACGGGTTTGTGGAATTTGAGGATTCCCGGGATGCCGACGATGCCGTTTACGAGCTGAACGGCAAGGATCTGTGCGGGGAGCGGGTGATCGTGGAGCACGCCCGCGGCCCCCGCCGGGATAGGGACGGCTACAGCTACGGCAGCCGCA GTGGAGGCTATAGCAGTCGAAGAACATCAGGAAGAGATAAATATGGACCTCCTGTTCGTACAGAATTCAGATTAATTGTTGAAAACCTTTCCAGTCGCTGTAGTTGGCAGGATTTGAAA GATTTCATGAGGCAAGCTGGTGAAGTAACATATGCAGATGCTCACAAAGAACGCACAAATGAAGGTGTAATTGAATTCCGTTCTTACTCTGACATGAAACGAGCGTTGGACAAATTGGATGGCACAGAAATAAATGGACGAAAGATCAGGCTTGTTGAAGATAAGCCACGATCGAGCCATAGGCGATCTTATTCTGGCAGCAGATCAAG gtcaCGTTCCAGACGGCGATCACGTAGTCGAAGTCGTAGGAGTAGCCGTAGTAGGTCCCGTAGTGTCTCAAAAAGCAGATCACG ttcTAAATCTAGGTCCCAAAGCAAAGATCGATCACGTTCCAGATCTAAAAGCAGGAAGTCTAGATCAAAGAGTAAGTCTAAGCTGAAATCTGACAGGGAGTCACGATCCCACAGCAGGTCCAAAGAGAAGTCTAAGTCACATAGCAGATCCAGGTCTGTGTCCCGATCGCCCAAAGAAAATGGTAAAGGAGAAGCAAAATCTAAATCAAGATCAAGGAGCAGATCTCGTTCCAATTCACCTGTGGAACACCAGCCTGCAAAGTCTAACTCAGAATCTCCACAGAAAAGAGAAGCGTCCCGATCTCGATCAAGATCGCATTCAAAATCCCACTCGCGCTCCAGATCCAGCTCACAAGATTAA